In Paramisgurnus dabryanus chromosome 7, PD_genome_1.1, whole genome shotgun sequence, the following are encoded in one genomic region:
- the tspeara gene encoding thrombospondin-type laminin G domain and EAR repeat-containing protein codes for MEGQMKLVPSWLFPIQWCLILLPLTGSVTVVPWKPCTDLHPLDLLSRVLPRNEKALAGVRMVQTGGSRGLQILSPTRDLTFPSSQLFIHCPFFPAEFSIVATVKVPQTRVKRNEYLFAVVKEDVNQLLLGLRFSKDKVHLLYQGSMGRERLSFKRIRLADNLWHSIVIAVSGYHATLTLDCGIPLELIHRQPFPSDLNIEGSRFHIGSRKQQKGRFSGLLRQVVLLPGSDATSRVCPSSRPTLIELSIPTLLSHLPMKSLMNEVLLPPYETEIRVTLGSNPACTGTGQGRLWFDALKRGLFICDGAHWHSMLQEKDRLDYVDDYQDLYTSSETLDIELFQIPSVGLFAAMAHRATKPGSAIYRWDGGHFQLYQNISTFKAQAWKQFTIGGKMFLAVSNSVGQAEGGREMSVIYRWSNKRLKFVHYQTLETHSARDWEAFHIDHEYFLAVANHRTGNGNHNIDSVVYKWNPGTKKFEVNQTIPTSGAYDWEFFAVGPYNFLAVANAFDGTSTQIDSSIYIWLGGAFQLFQSIRTFGATDWEMFQIGNRVFLAVANGHMLCERGPSLYTINSTIYELDMTTKMFLKFQDIVTYSAVDWEFFSIGDEHFLVVANSYDGVSYSLNSVIYRWQGYEGFVPVHWLPTIGCSDWEFFTSAEGSYLVYSSAKAPLSKVFKLRVH; via the exons ATGGAAGGTCAAATGAAGTTGGTGCCATCCTGGTTATTTCCAATACAATGGTGTCTGATTCTTCTTCCACTGACGGGAAGTGTGACTGTTGTGCCATGGAAACCATGTACAG ATCTTCATCCTCTGGACCTGCTCTCTCGCGTACTGCCTCGTAATGAAAAGGCTCTGGCCGGGGTCCGAATGGTGCAGACTGGAGGTTCTCGCGGGCTGCAGATCCTCAGTCCTACCCGGGATCTCACTTTTCCATCCTCTCAGCTCTTCATTCACTGCCCTTTCTTCCCTGCAGAATTCTCCATAGTTGCCACTGTTAAAGTCCCTCAAACCAGAGTGAAG AGGAATGAGTATTTATTCGCTGTGGTGAAGGAGGATGTCAATCAACTCCTTCTTGGTTTGCGTTTCTCTAAAGACAAAGTTCATCTGCTCTATCAGGGCTCAATGGGAAGGGAACGTCTCAGTTTTAAAAGAATCAGACTGGCTGACAACCTCTGGCACAGTATAGTGATAGCTGTCAGTGGGTATCATGCCACACTGACACTGGATTGTGGAATCCCACTGGAACT GATTCACAGACAACCATTCCCATCTGACCTCAACATCGAAGGGTCCAGGTTTCACATTGGAAGTCGAAAGCAACAGAAAGGCCGGTTCTCT GGTTTATTGCGGCAGGTCGTCCTGTTGCCTGGATCAGATGCGACATCACGTGTGTGCCCCTCATCCAGACCTACACTGATCGAGCTTTCCATACCTACGCTTCTGTCACACTTGCCAATGAAATCCCTAATGAATGAAGTTCTCCTCCCTCCATATG AGACTGAGATCCGTGTGACTCTGGGGTCTAACCCAGCATGCACTGGGACAGGGCAGGGGCGACTCTGGTTTGACGCTCTTAAAAGGGGCCTTTTCATATGTGATGGTGCACACTGGCATTCTATGTTACAAG AGAAAGACAGGTTAGATTATGTCGATGATTATCAAGACCTCTACACCAGCTCAGAGACGCTGGACATTGAGCTTTTCCAGATCCCCTCCGTTGGGCTGTTTGCTGCGATGGCTCACAGGGCCACCAAACCAGGTTCTGCCATCTATCGCTGGGACGGCGGCCATTTTCAGCTTTACCAAAACATCAGCACTTTCAAGGCCCAGGCGTGGAAACAGTTCACAATAGGCGGGAAG ATGTTCTTGGCAGTGTCGAACTCCGTGGGTCAAGCGGAAGGAGGACGAGAGATGTCTGTGATCTATAGGTGGAGCAATAAGAGGCTGAAATTTGTGCATTATCAGACCCTGGAGACACACAGCGCTCGCGACTGGGAGGCTTTTCATATTGATCACGAATATTTTTTAGCTGTGGCCAATCACAGAACAG GGAACGGCAATCACAACATTGACAGTGTTGTTTACAAGTGGAACCCAGGCACCAAGAAGTTTGAAGTGAACCAAACCATCCCAACATCAGGAGCTTACGACTGGGAGTTTTTTGCCGTAGGGCCGTACAACTTCCTTGCAGTTGCCAATGCTTTTGATGGCACCTCCACCCAAATAGATTCATCGATTTATATTTGGCTTGGTGGAGCATTTCAACTCTTTCAGAGTATAAGG ACATTTGGGGCTACAGACTGGGAAATGTTTCAGATTGGAAACCGAGTCTTTCTAGCGGTTGCAAATGGACACATGCTGTGTGAGAGAGGACCGAGCCTCTATACCATCAACTCAACTATATACGAACTTGACATGACAACCAAGATGTTCCTCAAGTTTCAAGACATTGTCACATACAG TGCAGTGGATTGGGAGTTCTTCTCAATTGGAGATGAACACTTCTTGGTGGTAGCCAACTCTTACGATGGAGTGTCCTACTCTTTGAACAGTGTTATTTACAG GTGGCAGGGATATGAGGGCTTTGTGCCTGTCCATTGGCTGCCCACTATTGGATGCAGTGACTGGGAATTTTTTACCTCAGCAGAAGGTTCATATCTGGTTTACTCCAGTGCTAAAGCACCTCTCTCCAAAGTCTTCAAGCTAAGGGTCCATTGA